The Synechococcales cyanobacterium CNB genome segment CCCCGGTTCTTCGCGTCGATCAACTCGCGCCGCTTGCGGTCCTCCTCGGCGTGAGCCTCCGCGTCGCGCTTCATCCGCTCGATCTCGTCCCTCTGCAGCCCGCCGGAGTTCTCGATGCGGATGTTCTGGCTCTTGCCCGAGGCCTTGTCCGTCGCCGTCACCTGCAGGATGCCGTTCGCGTCCAACGCGAACTCCACCTCGATCTGCGGCATGCCCCGCGGCGCGGGCGGGATGCCGTCCAGCGTGAACCGCCCCAGCGTCCGGTTGTCGCGGGCAAACTCGCGCTCGCCCTGCAGCACGTGAATCTCCACGCTCGGCTGGTTGTCCGTCGCCGTCGAGAAGACCTCCTTCTTGCTCGTCGGGATCGTCGTGTTCCGCTCGATCAGCCGCGTCATCACCCCGCCGAGCGTCTCCACCCCCAGCGACAGCGGCGTCACGTCCAGCAGCAGCACGTCCTTGACCTCGCCCTGCAGCACGCCGCCCTGGATCGCCGCGCCGATCGCCACCACCTCGTCGGGGTTGACGCTCTTGTTCGGCTCCTTCCCGAAAATCTCGCGGGCGATCTGCTGCGCCCTGGGCATGCGCGTCGCTCCGCCCACCAGCACCACCTCGTCGATCTTCGACGGGTCCAGTCTCGCGTCCTTGAGCGCCTTGAGGCACGGGTCGCGCAGCCGCTTCCACAGGTCCTCGCACAACGACTCGAACTTGCTCCGCGTCACCGTCACCTGCAGGTGCTTCGGCCCGTGCTGGTCCGCCGTGATGAACGGCAGGTTCACCGTCGTCTCCTGCATCGTCGAGAGCTCGATCTTCGCCTTCTCCGCGGCCTCCTTCAGCCTCTGCATCGCCATCGGGTCGCCGCGCAGGTCGATGCCTTCGCGCGCCTTGAAGTCCCCAGCGATGAAGTCGATCAGACGCTGGTCCCAGTCGTCGCCGCCGAGGTGCGTGTCGCCGTTCGTGCTCAGCACCTCGAACACCCCGTCCCCAACGTCCAGGATCGAGATGTCGAACGTGCCGCCACCCAGGTCGAAGACCGCGATCTTCTCGTTCTTCTTCTTGTCCAGCCCGTACGCCAGCGCCGCCGCCGTCGGCTCGTTGATGATCCGCTCGACCTTCAGACCGGCGATCTCGCCCGCGTCCTTCGTCGCCTGACGCTGCGAATCGTTGAAGTACGCCGGCACCGTGATCACCGCCCGGTCCACCTTCTCCCCGAGGTAGTCCTCCGCGACCTTCTTCAACTCCTGCAGAATGAACGCCGAAATCTGCTGCGGCGTGTACTCCTTGTCCCGCACCCGCACCCGCACGAAGTCCCCCGCCGCCCCGAGCACCTGGTACGGCACCCGCTTCTCCTCGTCCGTCACTTCCTCGTGCCGCCGACCCATGAACCGCTTGATCGAGTAGACCGTGTTCTTCGGGTTCGTCACCTGCTGATGCTTCGCGGGCTGGCCGACCAGCCGCTCACCCTTGTCGGTGAACGCGACGACCGACGGCGTCGTCCGGTTGCCGGACGAGTTGATGAGAACCTTGGGCTGGCCGCCCTCCATGATGGCGACGACCGAGTTCGTCGTGCCCAAGTCGATCCCGATGATCTTCGACATGGCGTACACCTCCGAGTCGGGGCCACGCCAGCCGTGGCGGACCGCTCACCCCTTGTTTGGCAAGGCCGATGCCAGCCGGACCGCCCGGCGACGCCCACGTTCGGCCCGCCCGCTCCGCCGACCAGCGTCGGATGCCACTCCTGCCTGCCGATCTGGCAGACGACCTCACCGCATCCCCGGCGGCCTCACGAACGCACGCGATGCGAACCGGTACGACGCCAACGCCCCGAACAGCATCCACAAATAGTTGTTGTTGTACGTCCCGTATGCCGTCCTGATCGCCGATATGCGGTCCGCGCCGACCCACCCGCTCGACACCTCCGGCAGCGGCCAGACCGACCCCGCGATCGCCGCCAACGTCGCCGCCACAGCGCACAATCCGAGCCTCCAGTCACCGCGGCCCGCCACTCGCAACGCCACCGACCCCACGAACGCCCCCAGCGGCCACACCAGCGAGTCCAACCGCCGACTCGTCAGGTGCGCAAGCAGCAACCACACCCCCAAACCCACCACCGCCGCCGCCCATGCCGACACCATGCCGGCAATCCGCCGCCCCTGCGCAGAGCCTTCGCCCGAGGCGGGCCCTGCACTCGGGGCGCGGCCTTGCAGGCCCCGTCTCCATTCCTCCCTCTCCCCCCCACCCCATCCCCCCCCCTCCAGCCTCTCCTCCAGTTCTCTCTCCAAGGCAAGCAGCCTGGGGTCGCCCCCCCCTTCCTCGTGCCTCGAAGCCCGGTACTCCCCCACCGCCTCCAGGTACCGCTCCGCCCTCTCGCGCACCTCGTCATCCCACCGCAGCCCCAGCGACCGGCACACGCGCTCCAGCTCCCCCGCCGGTGCGCTCACCAGCCCCTCGTACCGCACCCGCACCAGCCGATCAGGCCCGAGCCGCAACTCGCGCGCATCTCTCAGGAACCGCCTCTCCGCCTCCATATATTCCACCACGATCCTCTCGCGCAGCGCATCCTCGTCCGGCATCGCCTGCAGCGACTGCGACTCGAGCCGCCGATGCATCGCCACGTTCGATCGCACCACTTCCTCCGCCCGGCGCATGATGTGCACAAATCGCACCCGG includes the following:
- the dnaK gene encoding molecular chaperone DnaK; the protein is MSKIIGIDLGTTNSVVAIMEGGQPKVLINSSGNRTTPSVVAFTDKGERLVGQPAKHQQVTNPKNTVYSIKRFMGRRHEEVTDEEKRVPYQVLGAAGDFVRVRVRDKEYTPQQISAFILQELKKVAEDYLGEKVDRAVITVPAYFNDSQRQATKDAGEIAGLKVERIINEPTAAALAYGLDKKKNEKIAVFDLGGGTFDISILDVGDGVFEVLSTNGDTHLGGDDWDQRLIDFIAGDFKAREGIDLRGDPMAMQRLKEAAEKAKIELSTMQETTVNLPFITADQHGPKHLQVTVTRSKFESLCEDLWKRLRDPCLKALKDARLDPSKIDEVVLVGGATRMPRAQQIAREIFGKEPNKSVNPDEVVAIGAAIQGGVLQGEVKDVLLLDVTPLSLGVETLGGVMTRLIERNTTIPTSKKEVFSTATDNQPSVEIHVLQGEREFARDNRTLGRFTLDGIPPAPRGMPQIEVEFALDANGILQVTATDKASGKSQNIRIENSGGLQRDEIERMKRDAEAHAEEDRKRRELIDAKNRGDSLVYQTRKALDEHGGKVSAEVRARIESAVSNLESKIKGDDKAAIEAAVRELETSSSELGRIIYEQAARSTGGGGGAASEGQAGGKGDDVIDAEFEVKDDR
- a CDS encoding sulfotransferase yields the protein MAWRRGSAKGGAVGAGSVAAGMGYCRLVASRFRPWPGRLPPLSTKRRFRSPIALPGGHFMGLAPLDVWVRLLWTCRFRIGPRYWVRLAAAVGTSVLATAITLPERVLLWAWLVWRFRWREASFVPRRDVVVVLGYFRSGTTHLHNLLATHPDVVTPRWVQAMSPQGFWLSWAFLGWALVPFLPNTRPQDGVAFGPDWPAEDDFAHNNWALASSLPGRLVMVRERERWGRFDSLDGLSAGELRRWRRAAAAFAWKVSAGKRGRTLALKSPSHTGRVRELDRLFGGRVRFVHIMRRAEEVVRSNVAMHRRLESQSLQAMPDEDALRERIVVEYMEAERRFLRDARELRLGPDRLVRVRYEGLVSAPAGELERVCRSLGLRWDDEVRERAERYLEAVGEYRASRHEEGGGDPRLLALERELEERLEGGGWGGGEREEWRRGLQGRAPSAGPASGEGSAQGRRIAGMVSAWAAAVVGLGVWLLLAHLTSRRLDSLVWPLGAFVGSVALRVAGRGDWRLGLCAVAATLAAIAGSVWPLPEVSSGWVGADRISAIRTAYGTYNNNYLWMLFGALASYRFASRAFVRPPGMR